In one window of Opitutus sp. GAS368 DNA:
- a CDS encoding Hsp20/alpha crystallin family protein — protein sequence MHTIIHRHNQSRFPGTESKQDFRSPHYDCMDLPAALKLTLYVPGVDASGVDITTSGPDLFVTARKAHHVRTNWQALHLEGVQRDYQLKLRLGLGFAFEALQASVTRGVLTIVLPKSRLASAGLPARQRQVA from the coding sequence ATGCATACCATCATCCATCGCCATAATCAGAGCCGTTTCCCGGGCACGGAGTCCAAACAGGACTTCCGTTCGCCGCACTACGACTGCATGGATCTGCCGGCGGCCCTCAAGCTCACGCTCTACGTCCCGGGCGTGGACGCGAGCGGCGTGGACATCACCACGTCGGGCCCCGACCTCTTTGTGACCGCCCGCAAGGCGCACCATGTCCGCACCAACTGGCAGGCCCTGCACCTCGAAGGGGTGCAGCGCGACTACCAGCTCAAGCTGCGGCTGGGGCTCGGCTTCGCCTTCGAGGCCCTGCAGGCATCCGTCACCCGGGGCGTGCTCACCATCGTGCTGCCGAAGAGCCGGCTGGCCTCGGCCGGCCTGCCCGCCCGGCAACGCCAGGTGGCCTGA
- a CDS encoding von Willebrand factor type A domain-containing protein, whose protein sequence is MNQNQISPDDPRLTLYALDEMEQGERAQFEKLLEQDAAARQAVAEIRATVATVTAALEQEPAEAAPKPAGKMLRFPQLYFMISGLAAACFALIFAVWQSGHQDKQPMQLIEVPLAAAKEAGTLPAAPAPIPVVAMGRADEAPVPQEPAVALDKFAVAETRARVSADFAAQFGGKNEAERSAMATMQKARVAAPSPAMASTGAVKKTESDSNTAPYRARKDNDFLRVADQPLSTFPVNVGTASYANVQRFLAQKQRPPADVVHIEELVNYFPYHYAPPTDNVPFAASLEVAGAPWAPEHRLVRIGLKGREAGGTLVTIAKDVKIQVEFNPARVAAYRLIGYENRRLGTEDFHNDKVDAGEIDAGHTVTALYEVVPAGTALPETGGKVDDLKYQRVAPAGATATSPSKDRGEVTAAPLNAEMLTVKVAYKEPTGDVSSTLEFPLTDAGARFEDASPDFKFAAAVAGFGMVLRDSPDKGRLTLAEISEWGRAGLDQDAGGYRAAFLTLVGEADSLLR, encoded by the coding sequence ATGAACCAAAACCAGATTTCCCCCGACGACCCGCGTCTGACGCTCTATGCTCTCGATGAGATGGAGCAGGGCGAACGCGCACAGTTCGAGAAGCTGCTGGAGCAGGATGCCGCCGCCCGGCAGGCCGTCGCGGAGATCCGCGCCACGGTTGCGACTGTCACCGCCGCGCTGGAACAGGAACCGGCGGAGGCGGCACCGAAGCCGGCCGGCAAGATGCTGCGTTTCCCGCAGCTTTATTTCATGATCAGCGGGCTCGCCGCGGCGTGCTTCGCGCTCATCTTCGCGGTCTGGCAGTCCGGCCATCAGGACAAGCAGCCGATGCAGCTCATCGAGGTGCCGCTGGCGGCCGCCAAGGAAGCCGGGACCTTGCCGGCCGCTCCCGCTCCCATCCCGGTCGTGGCCATGGGCCGGGCCGACGAGGCCCCCGTGCCCCAGGAGCCCGCGGTCGCACTTGATAAATTCGCGGTCGCCGAAACCCGCGCCAGGGTCTCGGCGGATTTTGCGGCCCAGTTCGGCGGTAAAAACGAAGCCGAGCGGTCGGCCATGGCAACGATGCAAAAAGCCCGGGTGGCGGCTCCGTCGCCGGCCATGGCCTCTACCGGGGCCGTGAAGAAAACCGAGAGCGACTCCAACACCGCGCCCTACCGCGCCCGGAAGGACAACGATTTCCTGCGTGTGGCCGACCAGCCGCTCTCCACCTTCCCGGTGAACGTTGGCACGGCCTCCTACGCGAACGTGCAGCGTTTCCTCGCGCAGAAGCAGCGCCCGCCGGCCGACGTCGTGCACATCGAGGAGCTCGTGAACTATTTTCCCTATCACTACGCGCCACCGACGGACAACGTTCCGTTTGCCGCCAGCCTGGAGGTGGCCGGCGCGCCGTGGGCGCCCGAACACCGTCTGGTGCGCATCGGCTTGAAAGGCCGCGAAGCCGGCGGCACGCTCGTGACCATCGCCAAGGACGTGAAGATCCAGGTCGAGTTCAACCCCGCCCGGGTGGCGGCCTACCGTCTCATCGGCTATGAGAACCGGCGGCTGGGCACGGAGGATTTCCACAACGACAAGGTGGACGCGGGCGAGATCGACGCCGGCCACACCGTGACCGCGCTCTACGAGGTCGTGCCGGCCGGCACAGCACTGCCGGAAACCGGCGGCAAGGTGGACGACCTCAAGTATCAGCGCGTCGCCCCCGCTGGGGCGACGGCGACCTCGCCGTCGAAGGACCGCGGCGAGGTCACCGCGGCTCCACTCAATGCCGAGATGCTCACGGTGAAGGTCGCCTACAAGGAGCCGACCGGTGACGTCAGCAGCACGCTCGAGTTCCCGTTGACCGACGCCGGCGCCCGCTTCGAGGACGCCAGCCCGGACTTCAAGTTCGCCGCGGCGGTCGCGGGCTTCGGCATGGTGCTGCGCGACTCCCCGGACAAGGGCCGGCTGACGCTCGCCGAGATTTCGGAGTGGGGCCGCGCCGGGCTCGACCAGGACGCCGGCGGCTACCGCGCGGCGTTCCTCACGCTGGTGGGCGAGGCCGACAGCCTGTTGCGGTAG
- a CDS encoding DUF5069 domain-containing protein, with protein MSDSLKTAYTAPAAAAAGGINYSAPDLTRHPPRSPRTRLGGYVQLPRLIDKARAVAAGKAGDFHYNCPIDQRFLSFTGLNPDALFAEIKAGKSDSEILAYVTANASPKRQPSEIASWSAWFEQLTPTPPDTRAFFNDVHRKNAPQREDIGTWFDWLELDDYVTYGGKP; from the coding sequence ATGTCCGACTCCCTCAAGACCGCCTACACCGCTCCCGCCGCCGCTGCCGCCGGCGGCATCAACTACAGCGCGCCCGACCTCACCCGCCATCCGCCGCGCAGCCCGCGCACCAGGCTCGGCGGCTACGTCCAACTGCCGCGCCTGATTGACAAGGCCCGCGCCGTCGCCGCCGGCAAGGCCGGCGACTTCCACTACAACTGCCCGATCGACCAGCGCTTCCTCTCCTTCACCGGGCTCAACCCCGACGCGCTCTTTGCCGAGATCAAGGCCGGCAAAAGCGACAGCGAGATCCTCGCCTACGTGACGGCCAACGCCTCGCCCAAGCGCCAGCCGTCCGAGATCGCCTCCTGGTCGGCTTGGTTCGAGCAGCTGACCCCCACACCGCCGGACACCCGCGCCTTCTTCAACGACGTGCACCGCAAGAACGCGCCGCAGCGCGAGGACATCGGCACCTGGTTCGACTGGCTCGAGCTCGACGACTACGTGACCTACGGCGGAAAGCCCTGA
- a CDS encoding nucleotide pyrophosphohydrolase → MKPMTDAKTTVAELRERVLAFVHERDWEQFHSPKNLSMALAAESGELMEHFLWSESKASLEVARDPKKRPAIEAELADVVIYALEFANICGIDLATAIETKMAANAKKYPVEKAKGRSDKYTEL, encoded by the coding sequence ATGAAACCGATGACCGACGCGAAAACCACGGTGGCGGAATTGCGGGAACGGGTGCTGGCCTTCGTGCACGAGCGCGATTGGGAACAGTTCCACTCCCCCAAGAACCTCAGCATGGCGCTGGCGGCGGAGTCGGGCGAGCTGATGGAGCACTTCCTGTGGAGCGAGTCCAAGGCGTCGCTCGAAGTGGCGCGGGACCCGAAAAAGCGCCCGGCCATCGAGGCCGAGCTCGCCGACGTTGTCATCTATGCGCTCGAGTTCGCGAACATCTGCGGCATCGACCTCGCCACCGCCATCGAGACCAAAATGGCGGCCAACGCGAAGAAGTATCCGGTCGAGAAGGCGAAGGGGCGGTCGGACAAGTATACGGAGTTATAA
- the rlmJ gene encoding 23S rRNA (adenine(2030)-N(6))-methyltransferase RlmJ: MNYRHHYHAGNFADVFKHVLLLQLIRAMQRKDKGFLYLDTHAGRGGYDLSMPSVLPDGRSREPEYPAGIGRFRGATGLPPALNDYLALVRRFNDRHGATGEELKFYPGSPWIAKLLLRPQDRLALCELRPDDAEALDFEFAREARVKVEVIDGYTGLKAMLPPPEKRALVLIDPPFETKKEFADIARGLRDALKRLPGAVCAVWYPITERARTDEFHHALLELATPALFAELNIAGPESLLKMKGCGLLILNPPWQIDREIRAVLPVLRERLRVEAGASAVCDWLVPDK; the protein is encoded by the coding sequence ATGAACTACCGCCACCACTACCACGCGGGGAACTTTGCGGACGTCTTCAAGCACGTCCTGCTGCTGCAGCTCATCCGGGCAATGCAGCGCAAGGACAAGGGTTTTCTCTACCTCGACACCCACGCCGGCCGCGGCGGCTACGACCTCTCGATGCCGTCCGTGCTGCCCGACGGCCGGTCGCGGGAGCCCGAATACCCCGCCGGCATCGGTCGGTTCCGGGGCGCGACGGGCCTGCCGCCCGCGCTCAACGACTACCTGGCGCTCGTCCGGCGGTTCAACGACCGCCACGGCGCGACGGGCGAGGAGCTGAAATTTTATCCCGGTTCGCCGTGGATCGCGAAGCTGCTGCTGCGGCCGCAGGACCGGCTGGCGCTGTGCGAGCTGCGGCCGGATGACGCCGAGGCGCTGGACTTCGAGTTCGCTCGCGAGGCGCGGGTCAAGGTGGAGGTCATCGATGGTTACACCGGCCTGAAGGCGATGCTGCCGCCGCCGGAAAAACGGGCGTTGGTGCTCATCGACCCGCCGTTCGAGACGAAGAAGGAGTTCGCGGACATCGCCCGCGGGCTGCGGGATGCGCTGAAACGCCTGCCCGGCGCGGTGTGCGCCGTGTGGTATCCGATCACGGAACGGGCGCGGACGGATGAATTCCACCACGCCCTGCTGGAGCTGGCCACGCCGGCGCTCTTTGCCGAGCTGAATATCGCCGGCCCGGAGTCCCTGCTGAAGATGAAGGGCTGCGGGCTGCTGATCCTGAACCCGCCATGGCAGATCGACCGGGAAATCCGGGCGGTGCTGCCGGTGCTGCGGGAGCGCCTGCGGGTCGAGGCCGGGGCCAGCGCCGTCTGCGACTGGCTGGTGCCGGACAAGTGA
- a CDS encoding TonB family protein, which translates to MNSVFTGLYANGETLRIEPVELRVEAGRLYLAGPGRSLDFSLADIRSSDRLGRVPRFLYLPNRGTVETGDHRAVDALVALQDRGHLSRLIHWLEARARVAATATVLLTLIALAAVYFGLPALAERAAYAVPATVELQAGRAALATFNRYLAPSQLGVAERRRVQALLDRLGRQQHVNRPLVIEFRSMGGKFPNAFALPGGIIVVSDELVKLAENDQELTAVLAHELGHVEHRHGLQSVLRNSAALLVVSTVTGDLSTVTSFAGSIPLTLLQRGYSREFEAEADDYAIHALRAAGIDPAFFASILGKLQAARPEGAQDFSYLSTHPSTADRLRRINPDGHLPVVPVAKATTPAAKSPRHEVAAFQLPAGTGVAKGLTEAGVSPRLLSRVTPLYPFEMSAANVEGKVTVEFVIDQDGNVRDAQVLRSTRQEFEAPAIAAILQWKFVPGELHGRKVATHATQIIEFNLEDLPTTPAPQPK; encoded by the coding sequence ATGAACAGCGTCTTCACCGGTCTCTACGCCAACGGCGAAACCCTCCGGATCGAACCGGTGGAGCTCCGGGTCGAGGCCGGCCGGCTTTACCTGGCGGGCCCCGGCCGGAGCCTGGATTTTTCGCTGGCCGATATCCGGTCCAGCGACCGCCTGGGCCGGGTGCCGCGCTTTCTCTATTTGCCCAACCGGGGCACGGTCGAGACCGGCGATCACCGGGCGGTCGATGCGCTCGTCGCCCTGCAGGACCGCGGACATCTCAGCCGGCTGATCCACTGGCTGGAGGCGCGGGCCCGGGTGGCGGCCACCGCCACCGTTCTGCTGACGCTCATCGCCCTGGCGGCCGTTTATTTCGGCCTGCCGGCGCTCGCCGAGCGCGCGGCCTATGCCGTGCCCGCGACCGTCGAGCTGCAGGCCGGGCGGGCCGCCCTCGCCACTTTCAACCGGTATCTAGCGCCCTCGCAGCTGGGCGTCGCCGAGCGCCGGCGGGTGCAGGCCTTGCTCGACCGGCTGGGCCGCCAGCAGCACGTGAACCGGCCGCTCGTGATCGAGTTCCGGTCCATGGGCGGCAAGTTCCCCAACGCCTTCGCGCTGCCCGGCGGGATCATCGTCGTCTCGGACGAACTGGTCAAACTGGCTGAAAACGACCAGGAGCTCACCGCGGTGCTCGCGCACGAACTCGGCCATGTCGAGCACCGGCATGGGTTGCAGAGCGTGCTGCGCAACTCCGCCGCGCTGCTGGTGGTCAGCACCGTCACCGGCGACCTCTCCACGGTCACCTCCTTCGCGGGCTCTATCCCGCTCACCCTGCTGCAACGGGGCTACTCGCGCGAGTTCGAGGCCGAGGCGGACGACTATGCGATCCACGCGCTGCGCGCCGCGGGCATCGACCCTGCCTTCTTCGCCTCCATCCTCGGGAAGCTGCAGGCCGCGCGGCCCGAGGGCGCCCAGGATTTTTCCTACCTTAGCACCCATCCCTCGACCGCCGACCGCCTCCGGCGGATCAATCCCGACGGCCACCTGCCGGTGGTGCCAGTCGCCAAAGCCACGACGCCGGCCGCAAAATCCCCCCGACACGAAGTCGCGGCTTTCCAACTGCCCGCCGGGACCGGCGTGGCTAAGGGCCTCACCGAAGCCGGTGTCTCTCCCCGCCTGTTGAGTCGGGTCACGCCCCTCTATCCGTTCGAAATGTCGGCGGCCAATGTGGAAGGCAAGGTCACGGTCGAGTTTGTGATCGATCAGGACGGCAATGTCCGTGACGCGCAGGTGCTGCGATCCACCCGCCAGGAGTTCGAGGCCCCCGCGATCGCGGCCATCCTCCAATGGAAGTTCGTGCCCGGTGAATTGCACGGCCGCAAAGTAGCCACGCACGCCACCCAGATCATCGAGTTCAACCTCGAGGATCTGCCGACCACCCCCGCACCCCAACCCAAGTGA
- a CDS encoding YhcH/YjgK/YiaL family protein: MAVFGSLSAVRAQLAHDPRFKAAFDYVAEALHPASAVRARIGAVAMGATDRHELAGDAFALEQAYLSKPRAEAFLESHRKYIDVQVVVAGEEIQEVVDIARMTVNVPYDPERDLIKYLDCQDTSLLSARDGLVGIYFPVDGHISRAVGPAVLVRKTVVKVPV, from the coding sequence ATGGCAGTCTTCGGTTCCCTTTCCGCCGTGCGCGCCCAGCTGGCGCACGATCCCCGATTCAAGGCGGCGTTTGACTACGTCGCCGAGGCCCTGCATCCGGCCTCCGCCGTGCGCGCCCGCATCGGCGCCGTGGCGATGGGCGCCACGGACCGGCACGAGCTGGCCGGCGACGCCTTCGCCCTCGAGCAGGCTTATCTCTCGAAGCCCCGCGCCGAGGCGTTTTTGGAGTCGCACCGCAAGTATATCGACGTGCAGGTCGTGGTGGCGGGCGAGGAGATCCAGGAGGTGGTCGACATCGCCAGGATGACGGTGAACGTCCCCTACGACCCCGAGCGCGACCTGATCAAATACCTCGATTGCCAGGACACCTCGCTGCTCAGCGCCCGCGACGGGCTGGTGGGGATCTATTTCCCGGTCGACGGGCATATCTCCCGGGCTGTCGGTCCGGCGGTGCTGGTGCGGAAAACGGTGGTGAAGGTTCCCGTCTGA